A genome region from Clostridium sp. JN-9 includes the following:
- the rlmD gene encoding 23S rRNA (uracil(1939)-C(5))-methyltransferase RlmD: MKQIPVEKNKEYILNIDGFGYEGEGVGKLENYAIFVPGALLGEKVKVKILKVNKNYAFGKLMAVVEKSKHRVKAVCPIYEKCGGCQLQHLSYDAQLKFKKNRVHDCLERIGGITVISKSDEAKNNNGNQALLRDTLGMKDPYRYRNKVQLPIGTVKGEAVIGFYSPRSHNIIDTDNCFIQEETGDLLIKLTKRWIKDYNISTYDEKTGEGSLRHIMMRKAFKTNQVMVVIVTSTNELPHKKEFIEIIKENIPGITSIIHNINSEKTNVILSTKCITLWGSDTISDYIGKYKFNISALSFFQVNPVQTEALYNKALEFADLKGNEVVFDAYCGTGTISLFISEKAKRVYGVEIIPQAIENAKINAKENNIHNAEFIVGKSEKVIPDLIKEGIKADVVVVDPPRKGCERILLEEISKMCPDKIVYVSCDPGTLARDLAILNDSGYKTVEVQPVDMFPMTSHIETVVKIERRCRQ; the protein is encoded by the coding sequence ATGAAACAAATTCCAGTAGAAAAAAATAAAGAATATATTTTAAATATAGATGGTTTTGGATATGAAGGTGAAGGTGTAGGCAAATTGGAGAACTATGCCATATTTGTCCCAGGAGCTTTATTAGGTGAAAAGGTGAAAGTGAAAATATTAAAAGTAAATAAGAATTATGCTTTTGGAAAACTAATGGCTGTAGTTGAGAAAAGTAAACACAGAGTAAAAGCTGTTTGTCCTATTTATGAAAAGTGCGGAGGATGTCAGCTTCAGCATTTATCTTATGATGCACAGCTGAAATTTAAAAAGAATAGAGTTCATGACTGTCTTGAAAGAATCGGCGGCATCACAGTGATTTCAAAGAGCGACGAAGCTAAGAATAACAATGGGAACCAGGCTTTACTAAGGGATACCTTGGGCATGAAAGATCCCTATAGATACAGAAATAAGGTTCAGCTTCCTATAGGAACAGTAAAAGGTGAAGCGGTTATTGGATTTTACTCCCCAAGAAGCCACAATATAATAGATACAGATAATTGCTTTATACAGGAGGAAACAGGGGATTTATTAATTAAGCTGACCAAAAGATGGATAAAGGATTATAATATTTCTACATATGATGAGAAAACAGGTGAAGGCTCGCTTAGGCACATAATGATGAGAAAGGCTTTTAAAACCAATCAGGTTATGGTGGTAATAGTAACCAGTACCAATGAACTTCCTCATAAAAAAGAATTCATAGAAATTATAAAAGAAAATATCCCAGGCATAACAAGCATAATTCATAACATCAATAGTGAAAAAACCAATGTAATTTTAAGCACCAAATGTATTACCCTATGGGGATCAGATACAATCTCTGATTACATAGGAAAATATAAATTTAATATATCGGCTTTATCCTTTTTTCAGGTTAATCCAGTACAAACTGAAGCACTGTATAATAAGGCATTGGAATTTGCAGATTTAAAAGGTAATGAGGTAGTGTTTGATGCATACTGCGGCACAGGCACTATTTCATTATTCATAAGTGAAAAGGCAAAAAGGGTATATGGAGTAGAAATAATACCACAGGCTATAGAAAATGCAAAAATTAATGCAAAAGAAAATAATATTCATAATGCAGAGTTCATTGTAGGAAAATCAGAAAAAGTCATACCCGATTTAATTAAAGAGGGAATAAAGGCTGATGTAGTTGTGGTAGATCCTCCAAGAAAGGGCTGTGAAAGGATTCTTCTTGAGGAAATATCAAAAATGTGCCCAGACAAGATTGTTTATGTTTCCTGTGACCCTGGAACTTTGGCAAGAGATCTGGCAATACTTAATGATTCAGGCTATAAAACTGTAGAAGTACAGCCAGTGGACATGTTCCCAATGACTTCACATATAGAAACAGTTGTGAAGATAGAACGTAGATGTAGGCAATAA
- a CDS encoding ATP-binding protein, whose product MSEIINLDSSLMQRAIMNIVSNVVDYSPDGGLIQFSISSEKHKFRFAVVDSGKGFSAEDLKNAAMQFYQGDSSRSSKSHYGMGLFIADSIVRQHGGSPSIANSPAKGS is encoded by the coding sequence TTGTCTGAGATTATCAATCTGGACAGTTCCTTGATGCAAAGAGCAATTATGAATATTGTATCCAATGTGGTGGATTATTCCCCGGATGGTGGATTGATTCAGTTTTCTATATCATCAGAAAAGCATAAATTTCGATTTGCCGTTGTGGACAGCGGAAAGGGATTTTCTGCGGAAGATTTGAAAAATGCGGCGATGCAGTTTTATCAGGGTGATTCCAGCCGCAGTTCCAAATCACATTACGGCATGGGACTATTTATTGCCGATTCTATTGTAAGGCAGCATGGTGGTTCCCCTAGCATAGCGAATTCTCCTGCCAAAGGCAGTTGA
- a CDS encoding type IV toxin-antitoxin system AbiEi family antitoxin domain-containing protein gives MTNAEIIMKMVKENNGIITSAEITKAGLPRFSLKTLVDSGKLERSARGVYILPEIWDDEMYNLQVQFKRGIFSGETALFLNDLTDRTPNRYQMTFPIGYNVTSLKNENIKAVRTKEEFYKLGVITVLTPAGNPVRTYSREKTLCDILRGISNTDIQIVSEAFKQYAKNDNKKIPLLSEYAKIMGVNKKLRSYLEVLI, from the coding sequence ATGACAAACGCTGAAATAATCATGAAAATGGTAAAAGAGAATAATGGAATCATAACAAGCGCAGAGATAACGAAAGCCGGACTACCACGATTTAGTCTCAAGACTCTTGTTGATAGTGGAAAGCTAGAACGATCTGCAAGAGGTGTTTATATTTTACCAGAAATATGGGATGATGAGATGTATAATTTGCAGGTACAGTTTAAACGTGGAATCTTTTCAGGTGAAACAGCTCTATTTTTAAATGATTTAACGGATAGGACACCCAATAGATATCAAATGACATTTCCTATTGGTTATAATGTTACATCATTAAAAAATGAAAATATTAAAGCCGTAAGGACGAAAGAAGAGTTCTATAAACTTGGAGTCATTACTGTTTTAACTCCTGCAGGTAATCCGGTAAGAACATATAGTAGAGAGAAAACCTTGTGTGATATTTTAAGAGGAATAAGTAATACAGATATTCAAATTGTTTCAGAGGCCTTTAAACAATATGCCAAAAATGACAATAAGAAGATACCTCTTCTTTCTGAATATGCAAAAATAATGGGAGTGAATAAAAAACTTCGTTCTTATCTGGAGGTATTGATATGA
- a CDS encoding nucleotidyl transferase AbiEii/AbiGii toxin family protein, with amino-acid sequence MKNAMQLKSIIKNMSKEKGISAQLVMQNFMLERLLERISISKYQPHFILKGGFLIAAMVGLDTRATMDMDATIKGLPVTEEMIMQMFLDICDIQIKDDVHFSFNRIDEIRAEDEYSGYRISLTANYSPMAVPLKLDITTGDKITPKEITYEFKLLLEDRIIKILAYNLETVMAEKIETVITRGDQNTRPRDYYDIYVLHELQGKNIDYTSLRKAIQATTKKRNSTEIVKNYKGIISVIRNSDIMQKRWRDYQKDFEYTTDIEFHDTLKALEEIMGLIQI; translated from the coding sequence ATGAAAAATGCTATGCAACTGAAAAGTATTATTAAGAATATGTCTAAGGAAAAAGGAATATCTGCACAGCTTGTAATGCAAAATTTTATGTTGGAAAGATTACTTGAAAGAATATCTATTTCAAAATATCAACCACATTTTATTTTAAAAGGCGGGTTCCTTATTGCGGCAATGGTTGGATTGGATACAAGGGCTACTATGGATATGGATGCAACAATTAAGGGCTTACCTGTTACAGAAGAAATGATTATGCAGATGTTTTTAGATATTTGTGATATTCAAATTAAAGATGATGTACATTTTTCCTTTAATAGAATTGATGAAATTAGAGCTGAAGACGAATATTCGGGCTATCGTATATCATTGACGGCAAATTACTCTCCTATGGCAGTTCCATTAAAGTTAGATATTACAACAGGAGATAAGATTACACCTAAGGAAATAACATATGAGTTTAAATTACTTTTAGAGGATAGAATTATAAAAATCCTAGCATATAATTTAGAAACAGTTATGGCTGAGAAAATTGAAACAGTTATTACGAGAGGGGACCAAAATACAAGACCAAGGGATTATTATGATATCTATGTTTTGCATGAACTACAAGGAAAAAATATTGATTATACTTCCCTAAGGAAAGCTATACAAGCAACAACTAAAAAGAGAAATTCGACAGAGATAGTAAAAAATTATAAAGGAATAATTTCAGTTATTAGGAATAGTGATATTATGCAAAAACGTTGGAGGGATTACCAAAAGGATTTTGAATATACAACGGATATAGAATTTCATGATACTCTAAAAGCATTAGAAGAAATTATGGGGTTGATTCAAATTTGA
- a CDS encoding response regulator transcription factor, with amino-acid sequence MDNRILLLEDDLSLIDGLQYSLRKNGFELEIARTVSEAMWLIAKNQYDLLLLDVTLPDGTGFTVCEQVRKSGNQVPIIFLTALDEEVNVIRGLDSGGDDYITKPFKLGELCSRIRALLRRVEVSKQTQSSTLNCEDISIDILHNRVLLKGKLLELTSAEYRLLCLLVRNAGHIVTRNAILDEMWDGTGEFVDDNTLSVYVRRLREKVEKDPSHPEHLITVRGFGYQWGEVLK; translated from the coding sequence ATGGATAATAGAATTTTACTTTTAGAAGATGATTTAAGTTTGATAGACGGTTTGCAATACTCATTGAGGAAAAATGGCTTTGAGCTTGAAATTGCCCGTACCGTAAGTGAAGCTATGTGGTTAATTGCAAAAAATCAATATGATTTATTGCTGCTTGATGTTACTTTACCGGATGGAACAGGCTTTACAGTATGCGAGCAGGTGCGAAAAAGCGGCAATCAGGTTCCAATTATTTTTTTGACTGCTTTGGATGAGGAGGTCAATGTAATACGTGGATTAGACAGCGGTGGAGATGATTATATTACAAAGCCTTTTAAGCTTGGCGAACTATGCTCACGTATCCGTGCATTGCTGCGCAGGGTTGAAGTCTCAAAGCAAACCCAATCATCCACACTTAATTGCGAAGATATCTCAATTGACATACTACATAACCGTGTTTTACTTAAAGGAAAGCTTTTAGAATTAACAAGCGCAGAATATAGGCTGCTCTGCTTATTGGTTCGCAATGCCGGGCATATAGTCACACGAAACGCAATATTAGATGAAATGTGGGACGGAACCGGAGAGTTTGTAGATGATAACACACTTTCCGTTTATGTTCGCCGTCTGCGTGAAAAGGTGGAGAAAGATCCGTCACATCCTGAACATCTTATAACAGTACGGGGCTTTGGTTACCAATGGGGAGAGGTGCTCAAATGA
- a CDS encoding HAMP domain-containing sensor histidine kinase yields the protein MSFLREKQSRHFFFSLIALSIFLLGFGGLFCMEQTQTVKEMLLSHDSAVVSSLLEHGVSPDVIASAVASSQDNGQGKSLITKLGYTERTAYKSKEFLKNTISDISHQLKTPLAALNMYNEIISEEPDNTKTIMEFSRKTTTALDRMEQLIQSLLKITRLDAGSVTFEKIPHRISEIIAKAIENLTTRALSEGKQIIVRGQQDEQITCDLQWTSEAVGNIVKNALDHTGIGGHICISWERSLAMIRISIADDGVGIAPEEIHHIFKRFYRSNNSKDTQGVGLGLSLAKSIIEGQGGVISVQSTLNSGTTFILYYLTEM from the coding sequence ATGAGTTTTTTGAGAGAAAAGCAGTCACGTCATTTCTTCTTTAGTCTTATAGCTCTTTCTATATTCTTACTTGGATTTGGCGGATTATTTTGTATGGAACAGACACAAACTGTGAAAGAAATGTTGTTATCACATGATAGCGCCGTTGTCAGCTCTCTTTTGGAGCACGGCGTATCTCCGGATGTGATTGCTTCTGCTGTTGCCAGCTCACAAGACAATGGACAAGGGAAAAGCCTGATCACAAAGCTTGGGTATACAGAAAGAACCGCATATAAGTCAAAGGAATTTTTGAAAAATACTATTTCTGATATTTCCCATCAGCTAAAAACTCCACTAGCTGCACTTAATATGTACAACGAGATTATTTCTGAAGAACCGGATAACACTAAGACTATTATGGAATTTTCACGGAAAACAACAACAGCACTTGACCGTATGGAACAATTGATACAATCACTTCTGAAAATTACACGCCTTGATGCTGGAAGTGTTACATTTGAAAAAATACCCCATCGGATTTCTGAAATTATAGCAAAGGCTATTGAAAATCTGACTACACGGGCTTTAAGTGAAGGAAAACAAATAATCGTAAGAGGACAGCAGGACGAACAAATCACATGTGATTTACAATGGACAAGTGAAGCTGTAGGAAACATTGTCAAGAATGCTTTGGATCACACTGGCATTGGCGGTCACATCTGCATTTCTTGGGAACGATCTCTTGCTATGATACGAATTTCAATTGCTGATGATGGGGTGGGGATTGCTCCAGAAGAGATACACCATATTTTCAAGCGTTTTTACCGAAGTAATAATTCCAAGGATACACAAGGAGTGGGGCTTGGACTCTCCTTGGCAAAATCCATTATTGAGGGTCAAGGGGGAGTTATATCTGTCCAAAGCACCTTAAATTCTGGTACAACCTTTATCCTGTATTACCTTACAGAAATGTAA
- a CDS encoding ABC transporter ATP-binding protein yields the protein MEILKVEKLCKTYGKGETQVNALKDVSFTMQKGEFAAVVGESGSGKSTLLNCIGGLDNPTSGNVFLEGKDLFSMKEENRTVFRRRNIGFVFQSFQLVPELTVEQNIVFPILLDYQKPNPASVNEVLQVLGLSKLRNHLPSQLSGGQQQRVAIGRALITKPMLILADEPTGNLDSKNSQDVMDILVKASRHYQQTILMITHNVNLTSSVDRVLRVTDGVLTDLGGVRE from the coding sequence ATGGAAATTTTAAAAGTTGAGAAGCTTTGTAAAACATATGGGAAGGGGGAAACTCAGGTCAATGCTCTAAAGGATGTTTCTTTTACCATGCAGAAAGGTGAATTTGCAGCGGTGGTGGGTGAATCTGGCTCCGGCAAAAGCACTTTATTAAATTGTATAGGAGGCTTGGATAACCCAACTTCAGGCAATGTATTTCTTGAGGGCAAGGATCTGTTCTCTATGAAGGAAGAAAACCGAACTGTTTTTAGGCGCAGAAATATTGGGTTTGTATTTCAGTCATTTCAATTAGTACCGGAATTAACAGTGGAGCAGAATATTGTTTTTCCTATTCTCTTGGATTATCAAAAGCCTAATCCTGCCTCGGTAAATGAGGTTTTACAGGTTTTAGGATTATCTAAGCTCCGGAATCATCTGCCCAGTCAGCTTTCTGGAGGTCAACAGCAGCGTGTGGCAATTGGTCGTGCACTGATCACAAAGCCTATGCTGATTTTGGCCGATGAACCTACTGGCAATTTGGATAGTAAAAACAGCCAGGATGTAATGGACATACTTGTGAAAGCGTCCAGACATTATCAGCAGACTATTTTAATGATTACTCATAATGTGAATCTGACTTCCTCGGTAGATCGTGTTCTGCGAGTAACTGATGGGGTTCTCACAGATTTGGGAGGAGTTCGGGAATGA